DNA from Alphaproteobacteria bacterium SS10:
TGCGCCTGGGCATAGACTTGGTTCAACCGTTCAAAATCAGCGTCCAGGTAACGCTGGGTTGAGGCCAGACTTGCATGGCCCAGTAGGTCCTGGATCACCCTTAAATCGACATCAGCAGCCAGCAGATGTGTCGCAAAGCTGTGTCGCATGGCGTGGGGCGTAACGCTATCGGGCAGTTGAAGCGTCGCCCTGACTTGCCGCACCATTTTACGGGCGGCATCAGCGCTCAATCGCTTGCCCTTTACGCCGTAGAATAGCGGTGCGGCTGGATCGCTGCCCGCATATGGGCAGGTCTCAAGATAACGCGCCATCGACCCGAGAATGGCCGGAAGTACCGGCACTTGACGATCCTTATCGCCCTTACCGCGAACCCGGATCATGGCGTCAGTTGTACTGGAGGGAAGGTCACCTCTGTTCAGTGAAACCGCCTCGCCAATCCGAAGCCCGGCGCCGTATAGCAAGGCTAAGAGTGCCTTATCCCTTTTACCCACCCAAGGGGCGGTCGCCAGTTCCTCTGCCATATCCAGAATAGCATTGGCATCAGGCGCGCTGACGGGGCGGGGCAGTGGGGCTTTACGCTTAGGCGCCGATAACTGACTAATAGCCGGGTTAAACGCCCGACCCGTGCGGTCGAGCCAGCCAAAGAAACTGCGCAGTGCTGAAAGGTTTCGGGCCCTGGTGGCAGCGGTTGCGCCATCACCAGCGCGGGACGCTAGCCAGGATCGGAAGGCGCTTAACCCGAGGCCGCTTAGGTCTTTTAGGCTAAGCGCGCCGCCGCCGTGATCGGCCATAAACCGCAGGCAATCAAACAGATCTGTTTGGTAGGCTCGGTGGGTGTGATCGGACAGCCGCCGCTCATCACTGAGCCAGCGGCGCCATTCGTCAATAGCCTTGGCGAGGTCAGCCTGAACCGGCAATAGGTCGAGGGTTAGGTCGCCCTCGCTCATCCGTCTTAAACCTGTAGCCAGTGCCGCAATTGCCGCTCAACCACCCGGCCGAGGAATTGCGCCAGCTCAGTGCCCTGGCCTGGATCGAACATCTCCGGTGTCCGACTACCGAGGATTAGCATGCCAACGGGCATGCGCGGGTCGACATCCAGGCGGATCATGGCCTGGCTTTGCACCAGGTCGGACGCCGGGCCAAGCAGGGTTGGATCGCCGCTGACACCGCTATCCAGGCGCACAGTCTTTGCGCCTAACCAAAGATCGACCGTACCGTTCGGCACCACACGAATGCCGGGCTGATTGACCCCTGGCAGTGTTAGATCAGTGCTCTCAACCGCCAAAACCACGGTATCGACGTCGAGAAGGACGGCGAGGTCGGTCGTAATGGTGGTGATGAATTGCTCAAAATTACGGGCATCGAGCAGGAAGAGGATGGCCGAATGCACCCGGTTCTGGGTGTTCATATTGGCCCGGGCATTGGCGATTAAGTCGCCTTGCTCCGCCTTCAGCTCCTCGCCCTCTTTACGCAGGCGATCGACCAGGAACTTCTGGAAGTCGGCAATGCCCTCACCGGTTGGTCGCGCCGGCAGGTTCAGGGCCGATAACAAATCATCATTGGCCTGGAAGAAGTCCGGGTTCGCACGCAGATAGGCACGAACTTGGGCATCGCTTAGCTTCTGATCAGCAACGTCGGAGGCCATGGCTTAGGCAACATCCTTGGCGTTGCCTGGCAGGATGGTCTGGCCCGTTGCGGCCCAATCCTTAACGAAGGCATCCAGACCCTTATCGGTCAGCGGATGCTTATAAAGCTGGCGCAGCACGCCAGGTGGGATGGTGGCGACATCGGCGCCCATCTTGGCGGATTCAGCAACATGGCCGGGGCTGCGGATTGAGGCGACCAGAACCTCAGTGTCGATATTTGGGTAGACCGAATAAATCTCAATGATGTCAGCGATCAGCCCCATGCCGTCCTGGCCGATATCATCAAGGCGACCAACAAAGGGTGAGATGAAGGTGGCGCCGGCCTTGGCAGCTAGCAGCGCCTGGTTCGCCGAGAAGCACAGGGTGACATTCACCATGGTGCCTTCATCGCTCAACGCCTTACAGGTTTTCAAACCAGCCTCAGTCAGCGGCACCTTAACCGCGACGTTATCGGCGATCTTGGCGAGGTGACGCCCCTCAGCCAGCATGGTTTCAAAATCGGTGGCAGCCACTTCGGCGCTAACTGGACCTTCGATGATTTCACAGATCTCAGCGATCCGGGTTTGGAAATCGGCACCACTCTTGGCGATTAGGCTTGGGTTGGTGGTGACACCGTCAACCAGGCCGGTGGTGGCAAGGTCACGGATTTCGTCTAGCTCAGCGGTGTCGATAAAGAACTTCATGGCGGCGGTCCTGTTGGCTGGTTCTTAAGTGCTGGATCAGCGTGTTTTAATGGGGCGCGCCGCATCGTATCTTGGCGCTCAATTTCGGCACCATACAAAAGCCAGCGTCACGTCACCATAGGCGTAATGACCGTTCTCGTGCTATCCGAGGCAAAACCGTGCTTTCATCGCCCCTAACCGGGGATAAACAGCGTATTTATGTCCGTCAGTCCGACAAAAATAGACGATAAGTTAGATCGGCTGGCGGCTGCGGAAGCCGCAGCGGCTGAGGCTTACGGCCCAGGCAGGCGAGTCGCCGTGCTTGTCCCCCTGCCAGTGGGAACCAATACTGGTGGTCGCTATGACTATTGGCTGCCTGACAGTGTGCTAGGGGCGGGTTCCATTGAGGTTGGCACCTATATTGAGGTGCCGGTTGGCAAACGCCTCCTGCCCGCAGTGATTTGGGACCCAACGCCAGAAGCGATGGCTGGCGACGGGAAGGCGCCAAAGTCGGGTAAGAAGCCGCGCAAGATCACCCTAAAGGCGGTTGAGCGCGTCTTTGACCTTCCGGCCATGCCGGCGATCAATCGGGAGATGATCACCTGGATGGCGGGGTACTACGCGGCGGCTGCTGGGTCCGTCGCTAAGATGTTTCTAAATACACCGAGCGCGCTTGAGACACCGCCGCCAACCACGGCTTATGAGTTGGTTGAGACGCTTCCCGCTGATCTGCGGATGACGCCAGCGCGCAAGCGTGTGCTCGCTGCCTTTGCCGAGATGCCGGTGATGACGGGTCGGGAGCTTGCCGATGCTGCGGGCTGCGGTGTTTCCGTGGTTGCGGGTCTGGCCGAGGCTGGTGGATTGCGCGCGGTCAGCCTGCCCAGCCTGCCGCCAAGGGAAGGGCGCCCGGATTTGAGCCTGCCAGGCCCGGTCCTATCCGCCGATCAGGATGCCAGCGCTAAGCGTCTGGTGGCGGAGGTTGAGGATGGCGGTGGTCATATTGCCGTCCTCGACGGGGTTACCGGCGCCGGTAAGACAGAAGTTTATCTTGAGGCCGTTGTTGCGGCACTCGCCAAGGGCCAGCAGGTCTTGGTGCTGCTGCCGGAGATTTCCTTAAGTGCCCAATGGCTAGACCGCTTTGCCCGCCGGTTTGGGGCCACGCCCACGCTTTGGAACTCAGATCTAACCCCGGCGCAACGGCGGGATACTTGGCGCAATGTGGCGCTAAACCGGGTTGATGTGGTGGTCGGTGCACGCTCTGCCCTGTTCCTCCCCTTTTCAAATCTGGGGCTGATCATCGTCGATGAGGAGCATGATGCCTCCTATAAGCAGGATGACCGTGTCGCCTATAACGCCCGGGATATGGCCATTGTTCGCGGCCGTTTAGCGGACCACCCGGTGGTACTCGCCTCGGCCACCCCGTCGATGGAGACGGTGGTGAATATGGCCGAGGATCGGTTTGAGGCGCTTGTCCTGCCAGAGCGGCATGGTACTGCCGAGCTGCCAGATATTCAGCTGGTGGATTTGACCAAAACCCCACCTGAGAAACCGGAGGAGGCCGGTTTTGAAGGGATGGGCCCGGCCTGGCTGGCACCGCCGCTAGTCGATGCAATTGGTGAAACCCTGGCGGCGGGTGAGCAGACCCTGCTGTTCCTAAACCGCCGTGGCTATGCCCCGTTGACCCTTTGTCAGTCCTGTGGCCATCGATGGCGCTGTCCGAACTGTACAGCTTGGTTGGTTGAGCACCGGCTGGCTTACCGCATGCAGTGCCACCATTGCGGATACCAAACGCCCCTGCCGCCCCACTGCCCGGAATGCGGGGCAGAGGACAGCATCATCGCCTGCGGCCCTGGGGTTGAGCGGGTGGCGGAAGAGGTGCAACGCCGTTTCCCAGAGGCACGCATGGGCTTGCTGACCTCTGACAGCCTGACCGGCCCCATGGCGATGCGCGACTTCGTGGCGAAGATCCAGACCAAATCCCTGGACATCATCATCGGCACGCAAATCTTGGCGAAGGGTCACCATTTCCCAGGCTTGACCCTGGTTGGGATCATTGATGCGGATATGGGCCTCGGTGGTGGCGACATCCGCGCACCAGAGCGTAGTTTTCAACTGCTTCAACAGGTTGCAGGCCGTGCCGGACGGGGCGATCGGCCCGGGCGTGTGCTGGTTCAAACCCGACTGCCGAACGAGCCGGTGCTTCAGGCCCTGGTTGCCCAGGATCGTGATGGGTTCATGGAGGCGGTGGAGTCAGATCGCCGCCTGCACGGCATGCCACCCTTTGGGCGTCTGGCCGCCTTGATTATCTCGGATACCGATCCTGGTCGCTTAGACCATGCGGCGGCAATGTTGGCGCGCACCGCGCCGAAGGTTGATGGCGTCATGGTGCTGGGACCCGCGCCCGCAGCACTCGCGATGCTGCGAGGTCGCCATCGACAACGGTTCTTGATTAAGGGGGGGCGCAACGCGGTCCTGGCCCGGTTGATCGAGCCCTGGCTGGCGGCGGTGAAGCTGCCCAGCCAGACCCGGGTACAGATCGATATCGATCCATATTCATTCCTATAGATTAGGTGGCGGCATCAGCTCGCCAGCTTGTCCATCGCCTTGGCGAGCTTGATGTCCAGTTCACTCAAACCCCCGGCGTCATGGGTGGTGAGCGTTACCTCCACCGTCTTATAGACGTTGGACCATTCCGGGTGGTGGTTCAGCTTTTCGGCATGAAGCGCAGCGCTGCTCATGAAGCCCCAAGCCTCAATAAAGTTGCCGAAGGTGAAGGTTTTCTCGATCGCGTCACGACCGTCAACCACACTCCATCCATCAAGCTCTGACAGCATGACGGCCTTCTCAGCTTCGTTTAGCTTCTCAGCCATTTTCTTTTCCTTTTAACGAGTTAGGTGTGTAGGGATCGTTATACTGACGCTAGGCGATGTAGCCCGCGCCACGCGCGATGATCACCGCGATCAGTACCAGCATCTGTGTAACGTTGATAATCACGGAGAGGTGGTGACCTTTGGCAAATTTGACCTTTGCCTCCTCATCACCTTCAAGCTCGGCATCCCGCCAGGCGTTTAGTTTGGGCATCAGGATCTGTTTCACCCAGAGGGTGGAGATCGTTATCGCCCCAATGGCCGCGGCGGCGATTGGGTCGCGGAACAGCAGGAGCGCGCCGATCCCGGAGGCAATGATTAGGTAGGTGTAATAGCCAACGAAGAGGCGGCGCAGGAACTTACCCGCATCGGCACCGGATAGAACCTTGAACACCGTTGGGGCGACAACCGACGGGAAAAAGATCATCGCGCCTAGAAGGCAGCCAAGCGTTAGGTCCAGAAGGACGGTGATCGTTTCATTCATGATGGTGATGCGGGCGATTGCGGCGGGATAACGACTCACCCACCGATATGGTGCCGAAGCGCTGGGAGTAAATCCGCCTCAAACCAAGGATGTTTTTTCAGCCAGGCATTGTTGCGCCAACTTGGATGTGGCGTTGGCCAAAACTTGGGCGCGTAGTCACGCCATGCCGCCACGGTCTCAGTCATATTCCGCTTGCGTGCCTTACCGAGGTAGCGTGCTTGGGCATACTGGCCGATCAGCAAAATGGTTCGGATGTTGGGGAGTGCGGCCAATATCTGATCATGCCAAAGCGGAGCGCATTCCTTTCTGGGGGGTAAGTCAGCGCCGCGATCATCCTGACCGGGAAAGC
Protein-coding regions in this window:
- a CDS encoding tyrosine recombinase XerC; protein product: MSEGDLTLDLLPVQADLAKAIDEWRRWLSDERRLSDHTHRAYQTDLFDCLRFMADHGGGALSLKDLSGLGLSAFRSWLASRAGDGATAATRARNLSALRSFFGWLDRTGRAFNPAISQLSAPKRKAPLPRPVSAPDANAILDMAEELATAPWVGKRDKALLALLYGAGLRIGEAVSLNRGDLPSSTTDAMIRVRGKGDKDRQVPVLPAILGSMARYLETCPYAGSDPAAPLFYGVKGKRLSADAARKMVRQVRATLQLPDSVTPHAMRHSFATHLLAADVDLRVIQDLLGHASLASTQRYLDADFERLNQVYAQAHPRAQRNKTGEAD
- a CDS encoding DUF484 family protein, yielding MASDVADQKLSDAQVRAYLRANPDFFQANDDLLSALNLPARPTGEGIADFQKFLVDRLRKEGEELKAEQGDLIANARANMNTQNRVHSAILFLLDARNFEQFITTITTDLAVLLDVDTVVLAVESTDLTLPGVNQPGIRVVPNGTVDLWLGAKTVRLDSGVSGDPTLLGPASDLVQSQAMIRLDVDPRMPVGMLILGSRTPEMFDPGQGTELAQFLGRVVERQLRHWLQV
- the fsa gene encoding fructose-6-phosphate aldolase, translated to MKFFIDTAELDEIRDLATTGLVDGVTTNPSLIAKSGADFQTRIAEICEIIEGPVSAEVAATDFETMLAEGRHLAKIADNVAVKVPLTEAGLKTCKALSDEGTMVNVTLCFSANQALLAAKAGATFISPFVGRLDDIGQDGMGLIADIIEIYSVYPNIDTEVLVASIRSPGHVAESAKMGADVATIPPGVLRQLYKHPLTDKGLDAFVKDWAATGQTILPGNAKDVA
- a CDS encoding primosomal protein N' yields the protein MSVSPTKIDDKLDRLAAAEAAAAEAYGPGRRVAVLVPLPVGTNTGGRYDYWLPDSVLGAGSIEVGTYIEVPVGKRLLPAVIWDPTPEAMAGDGKAPKSGKKPRKITLKAVERVFDLPAMPAINREMITWMAGYYAAAAGSVAKMFLNTPSALETPPPTTAYELVETLPADLRMTPARKRVLAAFAEMPVMTGRELADAAGCGVSVVAGLAEAGGLRAVSLPSLPPREGRPDLSLPGPVLSADQDASAKRLVAEVEDGGGHIAVLDGVTGAGKTEVYLEAVVAALAKGQQVLVLLPEISLSAQWLDRFARRFGATPTLWNSDLTPAQRRDTWRNVALNRVDVVVGARSALFLPFSNLGLIIVDEEHDASYKQDDRVAYNARDMAIVRGRLADHPVVLASATPSMETVVNMAEDRFEALVLPERHGTAELPDIQLVDLTKTPPEKPEEAGFEGMGPAWLAPPLVDAIGETLAAGEQTLLFLNRRGYAPLTLCQSCGHRWRCPNCTAWLVEHRLAYRMQCHHCGYQTPLPPHCPECGAEDSIIACGPGVERVAEEVQRRFPEARMGLLTSDSLTGPMAMRDFVAKIQTKSLDIIIGTQILAKGHHFPGLTLVGIIDADMGLGGGDIRAPERSFQLLQQVAGRAGRGDRPGRVLVQTRLPNEPVLQALVAQDRDGFMEAVESDRRLHGMPPFGRLAALIISDTDPGRLDHAAAMLARTAPKVDGVMVLGPAPAALAMLRGRHRQRFLIKGGRNAVLARLIEPWLAAVKLPSQTRVQIDIDPYSFL
- a CDS encoding 4a-hydroxytetrahydrobiopterin dehydratase, yielding MAEKLNEAEKAVMLSELDGWSVVDGRDAIEKTFTFGNFIEAWGFMSSAALHAEKLNHHPEWSNVYKTVEVTLTTHDAGGLSELDIKLAKAMDKLAS
- a CDS encoding DUF4149 domain-containing protein, translated to MSRYPAAIARITIMNETITVLLDLTLGCLLGAMIFFPSVVAPTVFKVLSGADAGKFLRRLFVGYYTYLIIASGIGALLLFRDPIAAAAIGAITISTLWVKQILMPKLNAWRDAELEGDEEAKVKFAKGHHLSVIINVTQMLVLIAVIIARGAGYIA
- a CDS encoding uracil-DNA glycosylase family protein — protein: MSDLASLLARIGKCRHCADLAESPLPHEPRPVVRAQPSAELLIIGQAPGTRVHETGIPWNDPSGDRLRQWLSIDKERFYDSGQMAIMPMGFCFPGQDDRGADLPPRKECAPLWHDQILAALPNIRTILLIGQYAQARYLGKARKRNMTETVAAWRDYAPKFWPTPHPSWRNNAWLKKHPWFEADLLPALRHHIGG